Genomic window (Streptomyces sp. RerS4):
GGCCGGCGCCCACAGGTAGCGGAAGCCGCCGACGGCGGCGACGATCGCACCGGCGCTGAACGCGAGGAAGAGCAGCGCGGTGGTGCGGCGGCGGCGCGCGAGCACCTGGAGGCGCTGGCGGCGTCGGGCCCGTTCGGCCTCGGCGGCCCTCGGCTCGGCTCTGGTCGGCGGCACGCCGACGGCCCGAACGTCGGCGTCCACGGAATTCACCGTTTCCGTCGTCGCGTCCGGGTCCACGGGGGGCTGGGACTCCGCCTGTTCCTCACCGCGCTCACGCAGCCCCTTGGCGTAACGGCGCTCCATTCCCGCCCGGCCGGAAAGCAGCCGGATGGCGGTGGAGAAGCGTTCCGTCGGACGCGCTTCGTTCAGCTCGTCCTGCCTCCGGAGCCACATGGGCACCAAGTAGGCGGCCCAGGCCCCGACAATGACTGCGTAGATGAGGCCGCTGCTGCTCACACTCCACACCGTAGAGGGGCGCGGCCGAGGGGATCAGCCAATTGGGCCGGTGTGTCGCACGATCCGGCTGATATCACGGACTTTTTTTGTGATTCTTCGGATCAGGGGATCAGGTGACAGGTGAATAGCGGCATCAATTCGAACGCATTTACGATTATCGAGGGTTCGACGGGGATTGCGGCGGACTCGCCTGTCCCCGCGTGCGGTGCCAGCGCCGCAACAGCCCCTCCGGGAGTTCCTCGGCGGTGAGCGCGAAGACCAGGTGGTCGCGCCAGGCTCCGTCGATGTGGAGGTAGCGCGGCCGTAGCCCCTCCTCGCGGAAGCCCAGCTTCTCCACGACCCGCCGGCTGGGGATGTTCTCCGGGCGGATGCACACCTCCATGCGGTGCAGTCCGACCTTCTGGAAGCAGTGGTCCACGGCGAGCGCGACGGCCGTCGGCATCACCCCGCGCCCGGCGACGTCGCGGTCCACCCAGTAGCCGACGTGCGCGGCGCACATCGAGCCCCAGGTGATGCCGGCGACGGTCAGCTGGCCGACCAGGCGTCCCTGGTACTCGATGACGAAGGGCAGCATCCGGCCCGCGTTCGCCTCGGCCCGCAGGTGGCGCACCATCTGCCGGTACGTGGGCCGGTGGATGACCGGCCCCCACGGCGTGGGCGGCGGGATCGTGGCCTCCCAGGGGCGCAGCCAGTCGCGGTTGCGCCGGTTGACCTCCCGCCAGGCCTTCTGGTCGCGCAGCCTTATCGGCCGCAGCGTGACGTCGCCGTCGGTCAGCACCACCGGCCAGGTCGGGCCGTTCAGCTCGGGCTCCCGGGCTCCGCCGACGGTCTGGGGTGGTCGCCGCCGCGGATCTGGTCGACGGCGTGCGGCAGGATCCGGGCCAGGACGGCGAGGCCGTCCTTCACCCCGCCCGTGGAGCCGGGCAGGTTCACGATCAGGGTGTGGCCGGCCACGCCCGCCAGGCCGCGAGAGAGGGCCGCCGTCGGGACCTTGGCCAGACCCTCGGCGCGGATCGCCTGCGGGATGCCGGGGATCTCGTAGTCG
Coding sequences:
- a CDS encoding GNAT family protein translates to MVLTDGDVTLRPIRLRDQKAWREVNRRNRDWLRPWEATIPPPTPWGPVIHRPTYRQMVRHLRAEANAGRMLPFVIEYQGRLVGQLTVAGITWGSMCAAHVGYWVDRDVAGRGVMPTAVALAVDHCFQKVGLHRMEVCIRPENIPSRRVVEKLGFREEGLRPRYLHIDGAWRDHLVFALTAEELPEGLLRRWHRTRGQASPPQSPSNPR
- a CDS encoding MogA/MoaB family molybdenum cofactor biosynthesis protein, which produces MVVTASNRASQGVYADKGGPLLAEALQKLGFAVDGPRVVPDGDPVERALREGVAAGYDVILTTGGTGISPTDRTPDATARVLDYEIPGIPQAIRAEGLAKVPTAALSRGLAGVAGHTLIVNLPGSTGGVKDGLAVLARILPHAVDQIRGGDHPRPSAEPGSPS